The genomic window cttgttcttaatgctttgcataacttgatcaattgtgtaatgttttcaattatttgttttactatgacgataggaatgaatgatcgatctaggaacgattgatcaattaactttcacttaagacatttcggatcgttaattgagattaaaggattaaaggttgtaaacctcaattgatcatagattacctaagacattagggatcaatgatcaagggagaggattatgttaccaagacattgggcataattatttttgatttaatctaatcgtgaaactaaattgagtaaattcgttattatacatgaaattaccaagagaagtagtaattagatgaaccaaaaggatcaatcgctTTTCTCCTATTGATTTTAATCTTAAGTTATTTCCAATTCTTGTGATCGAAATTTGAATCAACAAATTCCCCCCCCCCATTTTTACATtgaaatttatatgtttaaatatgaattcaattagtttttgaattacaacaatccctgtggaaagaacgatttttatactacttgacgcctatttgtacacttgcaaaatATTCATCACATTTCAAGTTCGATTCCTTAAAATTCGCATTCTTTTTCATCGTGTTCCGCCATCGTTAATTGCAGTTGAACATCCATCTTGTCGTATAAGGTTAGGTTACTCAGTCTTACTCAATCGACCacacttttttgtttgttatttttgtttatgtCAGTGTGATATTATCGTCTGATTTTGGGgattatgttgttattgttgttgttttgatttaaCTAACAGTAATGTTTACTCGGTCTGTGGTGTGTCTGATATTTGCAGGAGAGGTATCTAGatgtgttgttgttgtgttgGTTTTGCTGATACAACTTCTTTGAGATTGTCTTCCTTCTTGGTTTGGGAGTATAGGTGTAATTTCTGAACAGGAATGAGTGACCTATGCTCTCCAATGATAATTCTTCTTGATGATGAATCAGACGCATTTTGGTGCTTTGAACGCCTAATGCGTAGATATGTAAGCATCTTATCTTGATGCTCTCTTTTATCTTTACTTCTCTCTAGCACATTTTAATGCAATGGTTTCTTGTAAAGATATTCCGTCTTTCATAGGGTTTATAGAGAATTAAGTACTTTGATTTGCACTATAGGTTTTTACAGATTTTATTAAGAATATTTCAGATATTCAGCCTTTTCTCAATTTCTTACGATTTATGTTCTTCAATTTTTCAAGCGAGGAAATTTCAGATGCATTGGTCGCACTCTCGGGGTGGAGGCTCAAGTAAGTAATTTGGCTTCAATTACTCAATTAGTTGATCCAAAGCTTCATAAACATATATGTATTTTATTGCACATGTGCTTCTGTATTTATTTATGGTGAACTATAGAAAAATAGAAGAGATTTTCCAATTTTAATCGGGTGGTTTTATGGAGCCTGGTTTCTTATTTGGTTGGTAGTGTAGTGGTACTTGGTAGTGTGAGCATGAGAATGCAAAGTGTGGGGAAAAAAactgtttttgttttaaatggTTGTGAGTAGTAAGTGCTAAAATATCGAAGTGCAAAAAAGCAAGTTCATTAATTTTGCAGCATGATGCAGTGCATTTCAGGAATTTGTATGTTTAGACTTGGATTAGCAAAGTGTGTCCAACCCACTTATGAGGTGTTTTTTGAATGTGAAGTTAAAAATTAGTATCTTAGAGGTTGAGATGTTGGCAAGTAAAACCAATGGGAATCATCATGCCACTGAATTGGTTTCTGTTATGGCTTTTTGCAAATTCTTTTGGATTGAACTTATGCAGTACTATAGAGTTCAGTTGTGTTCAAGACCATCTTTTTAGTTTTCCATTTTGTAAAGgaatttttaatcttttaataaaaaagttgtcCTTGAGCTTATAAGTCATAGCGTTCGATTTTGTTGATTCAGTGTTGgttgaagaaacaaaaggaCAGCTTAGCTCCTGAGCGGCAAGACGAAGCACCTCTTGGGGAGAAAATTAGTTGGACTTCTGGTCTCATCTTTGGAAAAGGCGAGGTAaaccaataaaataaaaccattaattaaaaaaaaaaacaaatagataaagaagataaaaaagACATGGCTATGAGTTGTGATCCACAACAGCAACCACATTCATCTTTCATCTAGGTTTCACATCTCATCTTTCCCACCAACATATTTTCTACCTTCTCATCTTTATCTACCTTCTACCAATATATTATCTACCCTCTCATCTTTCCCCAAACCCGTTTTCATCGTTTTTGCCATATTATCTACCTTCTAAAAATAAGTGTACCTATTATTTCATCTCTTTTTATGTTTTACTGGTTAATATCCTCAGGCTTCATATTACATCTGGAATCCTGCTATACATGATATTGTGACATTTCGGGATCCAACGCAGGTATGTTGTGCTGGTATTCTGTACTGTTATGAAATATTATTTAGCATACTTACCGTTACatgattccttttttttatGTAGCATTGTGAAGACAACACAGatgtgaattttattaaaagagTTGTTGCAAAAGAAGGCAACACTGTTGAGGTACTAATACTAAATGTCAATTGAAATTTACCAAAATTAAGTATCTACTCGGTAATTTTATAAATCCATCATTGCTAagaaaatactccctccggtcctttttataaggagcaatttgaaaaaatcacacagaccaaggaatcacatttaacataattattttcatttaatactcttataaatttaatttttttccatatatacccttatttaattactctttattcaactagtttacttatttttaaattctctctcataataaataagggcataagtgaaattgaacatttaaaacatttgaaaattagtcaaagtttcttataaaaaggaccaaattttttgccctaagtgttccttataaaaaggaccggagggagtataaaaaCTACATAAATGAAACTTAATAATAATGAATtccttttatttgataaatagaGCATATGGAAATACATGGGTTATCATGGTAAGTCTTATTTATGCTATTCATCACAAATTGTATGCGAAAAAACACATCAATTGTCCGGCTCTTTAAGACTTCTGTCTCATCAATTGATATGTCCATTGAATCCTGCAAATTAATAGGACAGATAACATCAATAGGTGGAAAATATTACCATATTAAACATACAAAATAGAAATGTTTAACAAGAGGGAAattgagatatattaacaataACATTTACAGATACAGACAGATATAAACATGAATTAAAGTTAATATACCTGAGCAACAGATTCTACATTAGATTCATCACCTTCAACATCAACTTCAAGAGGGAAATAATATAGAGAATAACTTATATACCAATCCGATTCTACATTAGATTCATCACCTTCAACATCAACTTCACCATGAATTTAGTAGTATAAAGTCTTCCATGAGGGAAATCTTTGAATTGTCTTGAAGGCGAGATATACCCGGTGAAGGGGTATCTTGTTATCAATCATCCTAAATGTGAAAAAACATTAGTTATTAATTTGCATGATTGATATAAGTTTCAGATCGTTTAgttatgtaaaaacaaaaagttaCCTTTTCTTAAGGTCAATGGCAGCAGAAAACACCGGGTTGAATAGTATTTTTGTAGAGTATATAGTATTTTGAACAGTTGCCCTACCTGTATTGTATTTTGAAGAGTATATTGTATTTTAAGTGATGatcatattaaaatatatttttaatatcatTAGGTaaatcggaaaaaaaaaaaaaaggacatatTGATCCGTGAGTCACCTTGAAATATCTTAACTTTAGCCAAAAGGATGACCATAACAACATTTTCAATCTCTCCTGATGCAATATAAGAATTTAGCACGTCGACATACGAACCAAATAAGGTACACTTGAATTTATATCTGCACAATAACAACAaccttaaaatttaaaaaatataagacataAATCATAATAAACCATAATAAACAATGAATCATAAAGCATACCCATCATGGTCTAGTTCTACAACAACCATCTTGGATTGAGTTCCATTTCTATCATATGTTTTCTCCACACCAACACCAGTCAACATTCccataaaatctaaaaaattaagtCAAACAATAGTACGTCATTAAACTATTGTAAACTATTATTGAATAAGATAAGtttaaactaaaataaagataaaaactTACCAACCAGATAGTCAGTGTCATAGTGCCCAGAAAAAATTTCACTCGGGTACTAATCAAATACAAATTCGGTGGCACAAAACGATTTTCAGACAATTTTAATCTAGTTGCAAATTGAAAATTGAGCTTGTACATATGTCTCGTAGTTCTATACGAACCAATGTTCGCAGCAACACCAAAATTGGAAATCGTAAATACACTGTCCTCCTTGAGATCTTTCTCGAACTTATAGATCAGTGTCCGACGTACAGTTGCGTGAATGCGATCGCCCTATgaaaaacataaaacttaaaaaatcaaaattgtataccgtaaaatatatatatatatatatatatatatatatatatatatatatatatatatatatatatatatatatatatatatatatatatatatatattattaataaataaacatcaataatttgtaaaattaataataatataattgttgagaaaatcaaatatttaagtatCCTTTAAGGactaatataatgatataaattactaatgtagttataatactataaatatatattatactaattaTGAGAATGAAGAGAATGGAGAATTTTGGATGAGATTACTTATTGCTCTCAAAGTGTGTCTTTTACATGATCCAAAGGGTGGTATTTATACTACTAAAATTATGAATACATTAACTTAGATTTACTATTGCAAGTTGACATTTACattgataattttacattactattttaagttgacattatagatagatatttcaacattaatagtaACCAATGTCATTTCaagataattttgttgattttccaatttattataacactccccctttgAAATATCTATCATGGTGCTTTATTGAAGCTTAGTCGAATTTGTGATGGGAACATACgttgcctcgttaaaaaccttattaGGAAAAACCCATTGGGATAAAAACCTcaataagggaaaaagagtacaacattatGCTCCCCCTTAACCAAGCCTAGGTAATTCTTCTTCAAAGGTCTCGAAGGTGACGCATTCCAATACTTCGTACGTGTTTCTTGAAGACTGATGTAGAAAGTGCCTTTGTAAAGAGATCCGCCACATTTTCACTCAAACGAATGTATTGAATATCAAcctctttgtttc from Trifolium pratense cultivar HEN17-A07 linkage group LG1, ARS_RC_1.1, whole genome shotgun sequence includes these protein-coding regions:
- the LOC123902382 gene encoding uncharacterized protein LOC123902382 isoform X1; the protein is MSDLCSPMIILLDDESDAFWCFERLMRRYRGNFRCIGRTLGVEAQCWLKKQKDSLAPERQDEAPLGEKISWTSGLIFGKGEASYYIWNPAIHDIVTFRDPTQHCEDNTDVNFIKRVVAKEGNTVERNDGNACVDAGTNKVNATSVTKPKKPLLKHLGLQRRTSGSLKNCNVKNLKGSGSSSNVPLVIDDDADAEAEPYKVPNEMVIK
- the LOC123902382 gene encoding uncharacterized protein LOC123902382 isoform X2, encoding MSDLCSPMIILLDDESDAFWCFERLMRRYRGNFRCIGRTLGVEAQASYYIWNPAIHDIVTFRDPTQHCEDNTDVNFIKRVVAKEGNTVERNDGNACVDAGTNKVNATSVTKPKKPLLKHLGLQRRTSGSLKNCNVKNLKGSGSSSNVPLVIDDDADAEAEPYKVPNEMVIK